The Chitinophaga caeni genome segment AACCCGCTAACTTTAAATTTATATTCGGAGCGATCCCACAATTCCATCGTCCCATTTGTAAAATGAAAACCTAGTTTGTGCAGGCGGATCTTCCCTATTTCTTTCTGCTGATCTTCATCATGAACGAGTATGTTTAGCCTGAAAAAACCTTTAGCCACGAATTTATAATGATGGCCATATAGTGAACCATGAATAGGATTACCTAGCCATTCAGCTTTATATAAATTCCCTACTTGCTGGTCATTATGAAACAAAGTGAATTTATCTTGGAAAGATTTTGATTGGTAGGATAAAATTTGGTTCATAACAACGGTTTAAAGCAGACAACCAAATTTACCAAATAGTTCCTTATTTTTCGTGATATAATGGCAAGCATTAATTAACATAAACATCGAATATATAACCTTATAATTATCAAAATAAAATATTAGAATTTCTTGTATTTACGAAAGTCTACGAGCCCGGCATCCCCGGAAATATTTAACTGCCGACCCGGTGTTTACCCTTGCCCATAAGCCGATACCGGGGAATATTAAAAGATTGTTATCATATATATTCCCTTATATTTGCTCCATTTTTCAAAAATTTCCACGCGGGTATGCAAAAGAAATATCTTTTCTTTGTTTCTCTAACTTATTCATATTCAATACTGCGCCCATTGCAGGAAGAAATTTGGCGCAGGGGTGATGAAGTTGCGTGGTATATCGAGAGCCCTTGCGAAAACTGGCTTCAAAACAATGAAAAACAGCTCCATACGATTCAAGAAGTTTTGGACTATAACCCGGTCGCTGTTTTTGCACCGGGAAATTGGGTCTACGATTTCTTCCCCGGCGTAAAAGTCCAAGTGTTCCACGGTTACGCGATGAAAAAACGTGTTGAAAAAGTTGACGATCATTTCACGATCCGCGGTTGGTTTGATATTTATTGTACACAAGGTGAAAGTAGTACTCCCTATTTCAAAGAATTGGAAAAGAAATACGGATTTTTCAAGGTTTATGAGACCGGTTGGTGCAAGGTAGATCCCTTTTTTCAAGTTAGCACCGCGGCAGACAACAAGAGGCCCGTTGTACTGTACGCCCCAACCTTTACAAAGGGGATTAGCTCTGCTTGGAGCTTATACAAGACAATCGCGGAACTCGTAGCGAAAAAGGAATGGGATTGGATTATTACTTTCCACCCGAAATTAGACGATCCGCATTTAATCAACCAATACAAAAAATTGGCGGAAGATCACCATAACGTTACTTTTCACCGTTCAAATGACGGTCTGAATACATTCAGGAAAATTGATGTCATGCTTTGCGATAGCTCCTCTATCATCGTGGAAGTCCTGATGTTGAAAAAACCGGTAGTCACATATAAAAACACGCACCCCGGCAACTATTTATTAAATGTTACAGAATTAGCTGATGTAGAGCCAGCCTTAGAAAAGGCGCTTTCGTATCCACCTGCTTTATTGGAAAACATGCTGCGCTACACCTTGTACCACGAATCTCATAGGGATGGTAAGAATTCGGCAAGGGTTCTCGCTGCCGTGGATGATTTTATATTGAATTATAAAGGGAAAATTAAGTCGAAACCGCTCAACCTCTTCCGTAAACTTAAACTCCGGTGGCGGTTGAAATATTTCCGCTGGTAAATTAATTGGCTGTATACCGCTGGATGAAGGGCATCCAGAATTCTATTTTGCCCGGTTTATTCCAACCGTGGCAACCAAATGGCACTATGTTCCCGGATAATTCCATCGAGATCTGGGGCCTGTGATCGATAGAAAAACGTAATGCCTCTTGGAAGCCGGGATAGCTGAATTGCGGGTTTTCGAGCCCCCAAAAAACGTCTTCATTAAATATATTATCCTTCTTGCTGTTCTCCAGGTATTGCTCGATCAGGTTTTGTTTTTCCGTTGTAACGCCAAGGAAACTACTTACTTTTCTTAAAGAAAATCCCCCGTTACCAACCCTACCGCCGATAACATATTCTTTGAAAGGTTTATTCATTAACTTGTAAAAGTTCGCCTTAAAGAAAAAGAACAACTTATAATAAAAACGGTTATATTTTGGTTTTACAACCCATGGCGCACCTACATAATCGTATCCTTTATTACACCATTCAATCAACTCATCCCTAAATACAAATGCATCTAACTGGTAAATCAAAATGTAATCATATTCCTTAAACCTTTGATAAAAGGTAGTGGATAGCATTAATAAATTATAACCGTAAATGCTTTCGAAATACTTGTTTTCAAAGCTCTCCACCTGCAATTGGGGATGCTCTGCAACCAAGGTACTTACGTCTAGGTGAAGCGGTTTAGCAATCGTAATTGGGTAGGCTTTCAACACATTTAAACATTGTTGTAATGAAAGCCGTTCGTTTTCGTCAATATCCGTTTTATAAATAGGGATGATAATATTTACAAGCGGTTTACCCATGAACAATTGCATTAAGTTTATATTACGATTGATTATATTGCAAGAAACGAAATTTATTGTAATATTCATCAATAATTAGCACGTTGCTACCTTTCACGTGCCCGCGATAAGTTAATCCAATTTACTTTCATTCTAATTCTGTAATTTTCCTCCATGGTTCGAATTTTGATCATAATGGCCCACCCCGCGCTAGAAAAATCCAGGGTTCACCGGAGGTTAAATAGGATCGTAGGCAAACTGGAAGGTATTACCTTCCGGGATTTATATGAAACTTACCCTACGTTCGATATACAGGTTGAAACCGAAAAAGCATTATTGGCCCAACATGACCTGGTCATTTTCCAGCACCCATTTTATTGGTACAGCGGTCCCGCCCTGCTCAAGCAGTGGCAAGACCTCGTATTGGAACACGGCTGGGCTTACGGCACAAACGGCACGGCTTTGAAAGGAAAATATTTAATGAATGCCATCTCTACCGGCGGCCCTTATAATGCATACCAATTGGATGGGCACCACCAACACACGCTGCAACAGTTCTTATTACCTTTTGAGCAAACTGCCAAACTATGTAATATGATTTACTTGCCGCCCTTTGCAGTTACCGGCGCACACAGGATGACGGATGCAGAAATTGATGTATATGCTACGCAATACAAACAATTGTTGGAATACCTGCAAAATTCGCCGTTTGACTTAAATACGGTAAAAAAGTTGGACACGTTAAACCATTTATTGAAAACCCTTCCCCAAGCGAAATAACCATGGAACATAATTTTTTATTCCAAGTAATGATATACCTGCTGGCAGCAATTATTTGTGTGCCCATCGCCAAGAGATTGGGCTTGGGCGCCGTGTTAGGCTACCTTGTTGCAGGTGTTGTAATCGGCCCTTCCGTGATCGGTGTCATCGGCAACAATGGTCAAGACCTCATGCATTTTGCAGAGTTCGGCGTGATCATGATGCTATTCCTGATCGGCTTGGAGTTGGAACCAGACCTGTTGTGGAAACTACGGGCGCCCATTTTAGGTTTAGGAGGATTGCAGGTACTTGTTAGCACGGCAATATTTACCGGCGCCGCTTACTTGCTGGGGCTAAGCTGGCAGGCAAGTTTTGCATTGGGTATGATTTTATCTCTCTCTTCAACGGCGATAGTTTTACAGGTGCTCAAGGAAAAAGGTTGGATGAACCTGGCTGCCGGCCAAAGCAGCTTCTCGGTATTGCTTTTTCAAGATATTGCCGTGATCCCGATGTTGGCAATATTTCCATTGCTAGGTACCCACGGTGGCGATAATGGTGCGGACGGAGGGTCCTGGGTTTCTAGCCAAGCCGGGTGGATGCAAACGTTGATTGTATTAGGAGCTGTAGTCATCATCATCCTCGCCGGCAGGTACCTGGTGAAACCTTTACTGGGCATCGTGGCCAGGAGTAAAGTAAGGGAACTGTTCACCGCATCTGCCCTATTATTGGTGGTCGCGATAACCGTCCTGATGACCTTGGTAGGTCTAAGCCCAGCTTTGGGCGCCTTCCTAGGTGGCGTAGTTTTGGCTAACAGTGAATACCGCCATGAACTGGAAAGTGATATTGAGCCGTTTAAAGGACTCCTTTTAGGCTTATTCTTCATGGCTGTCGGCGCTTCGATTAATTTTAAACTAATCTGGGAGCACCCAATAATGATTATCGGGATCGTATTCGGGGTAATGGCGGTAAAAGCCCTGCTATTATTAGGTTTGGGCAAAATATTTAAACTGAGCAAAGATCAGAACCTGCTATTTGGCCTCGCCCTTTGCCAGGTAGGTGAATTTGCCTTCGTACTACTTTCCTATTCAGCTCAAAACAACATTTTACATCAAGATATCATCGGGATGATGACGGCGGCCGTTGCCTTGAGCATGGCATTTACTCCTTTAATGTTCCTGCTGTATGAAAAAGCAATACAACCCATGTTCCTGGTTAACTACGATGAAGCCGACAGGGATGCCGATGAAATTGATGAAAGACATTCAGTCATCGTTGCGGGCTTCGGAACATTTGGCAATACCACCGGGCGATTTTTATTGGCCAATGGGGTCAATTGCACGATCCTAGATAATAATTCAGACAGGGTTGAAGTTTTAAGAAAAATGGGCTACAAAGTCTATTACGGGGATGCCACGAGGTACGACCTTTTATTGGCAGCCGGGGCACAGGAGGCAAAGGTTATCATCATAACTATGGATAATGCCGAGCAAACACAGGAAGTTGTAAAAATCGTAAGGAAACATTTCCCCAATTTACAAATGCTAGTACGGACAGAGGATTTACCCGGCACGTTCGATTTGATGGATCTAGGGGTCATCAAAATTTACCGCGAGTACCTCGATACTTCCCTGCGCATGGGTGCCGATGCCTTAAATTTATTAGGACATAGGGCTTATGCCTCTTACAGGGCGGCCCAAACATTCCTGCGCCACGATGAACAAACCATCAAGGGCTTCTCTGCCAGCCGCGATGATAAGAAGACGTATTTCAGCAATGCGCGCGACAGGATGGACGAGCTAAGCAAGCAATTGCAGATTGACCGCGTGGCCCAATGGCAAAACGGGGATTCCGGTTGGGAAGCTTCATCTATGAGGGAAGAAGCAAAAATAGATCCATCAGAAAAAAATATCCAATAATTAAAATATCCGGGCGCCTGGTTCGTCCATTACTGGGGCGATATCCCAAAATAGACGTCTAAGATTACCGAATATGGAAAACAAACAGCAGCAGAAAAAGAAACTCAACCTCGAAGGTTTAAAGAAGACATACCGGCTTTATAGATACGTAAAACCCTACCGTTGGCAATTTTTACTGGGACTATTATTTTTATTTATTTCCAGCTCTACTTCACTGCTTTTCCCGAAGTTGATGGGTGACCTCGTCAACTCCGGCAACCAGGGCACTTTACTCGAAAACATCAACAAAACGGGCCTGCTATTAGTGGCAGTATTGCTTGTGCAAGCATTGGCATCTTTTGTACGAATTAATATTTTTACAAGGGTAACACAAAAAACCCTCGCCGCTTTGAGACAAGCCACGTATGGCCACCTCGCCAGGTTACCGATGAAATTCTTCGCAGAAAGGCGCGTAGGGGAATTAAATAGCCGGATTTCAGCGGATATATCCCTATTACAAGAAACGCTAACCACTACCCTCGCAGAATTTATCCGCCAGTTCATCATTGTTGTGGGGGGAATTTCAGTTTTGGTTTGGATGACTCCCAAGTTAACGCTGTTCATGTTGTTGATCTTACCACCTATCGTCATCGTTTCAATGATTTTCGGTCGTTTTATCAGGAGGTTTTCTAAAAAAGTCCAGGCAGAGGTGGCAGACTCCAATGTTATAGTTGAAGAAACCTTGCAAGGGATCTATAATGTTAAGGCATTCGGTAATGAATATTACGAGATGGAACGCTACAAGGAGAAAACGAACCTGGTAGCAAAAACCGGGATCAAATCGGGAACGTACCAGGGCTATTTTTCATCATTCCTCATCCTCGGCTTGTTCGGAACATTGGTAGCAGTAATTTACAAGGGAGCCTTGATGATGAATGCCGGGCAACTTGCCGTGGGAGAACTGTTTTCATTTATCGTTTATACGGGTTTCATCGGCGGTTCCATTACAGGGCTCGCCGAGGTTTACTCCAGGGTGCAAAAAGGCATCGGGGCTACCGAAAATCTTTTGGAAATACTAGATGAACCAACAGAAGACATCCTCCCGATCGATATTTCAACTATTGAAAAACCGATCACCGGGAATATCAAATTCGACAATGTTTCTTTCCATTACCCCTCCAGGCCGGATATAGAGGTATTAAAAGGGGTAGATTTCGAGGTAGAACCTGGCTGGCAAGTAGCATTGGTGGGGCCGAGCGGGAGCGGGAAATCGACTATAGTTTCATTACTACTACATCTTTATGACCCAACCAGTGGCAGCATCCGGTTCGATAATAGGGATATCTTCGATATTCCCGTTTCAGAGCTGCGCAACCAGATGGCTGTTGTTCCTCAGGATGTTTATTTGTTCGGTGGCACCATCCGGGAAAATATCCGTTATGGACAACCAAGCGCCAGCGAGGAGGCCATTATTGAAGCTGCGAAACAAGCGAATGCCTGGGAGTTTATCCAGCAGTTTCCCGGCAAGCTGGATACGATCGTTGGAGAGCGCGGTATCCAACTTTCGGGTGGTCAACGTCAACGGATTGCAATAGCCCGTGCATTACTTAAAAACCCCAGATTGCTGATTTTGGATGAAGCGACCTCCGCGTTAGATTCAGAATCTGAAAAATTGGTACAGGAAGCGCTCGATACTCTCATGAAAGGAAGAACATCGATCATCATAGCGCACAGGTTATCTACTGTTCGTAATTCCGATTTGATCCTGGTTATCGAGGCAGGGAAAGTTATAGAATCCGGCACGCATGAAAGCCTGTTAAAAAATGATAAAGGACTTTATAAAACTTTGAGTGAGTTACAATTTGCGTCTTAATTTGCAACCGGGTGATAGGGCAGTAAAGGTAAACTAACAATTAATGTTTGATCCTCTTCCTGGATAGAAATATTTCTATTCCCCAGCATGGAGTATAAATCAGATAGCTGCTTTAAGCCTGAAAATTCCGACTCGATACCCTTGAGCTTATTGCTTTTAAAGATCAGCACATCATCTACATTGCTGATCTCTATAAATAGTGGCTGCGGGTTCGAGAGGGGATTATGTACCAAGGCATGATCTACGAGCATCTGTAGCCCGATCATTAATATACCCTTGTTCATGGCATCATGGGAAATATCAAATTCGATATCAATCGGTTTATCATATTTTTCTTCTAATAAAGCGATATA includes the following:
- a CDS encoding CDP-glycerol glycerophosphotransferase family protein, with product MQKKYLFFVSLTYSYSILRPLQEEIWRRGDEVAWYIESPCENWLQNNEKQLHTIQEVLDYNPVAVFAPGNWVYDFFPGVKVQVFHGYAMKKRVEKVDDHFTIRGWFDIYCTQGESSTPYFKELEKKYGFFKVYETGWCKVDPFFQVSTAADNKRPVVLYAPTFTKGISSAWSLYKTIAELVAKKEWDWIITFHPKLDDPHLINQYKKLAEDHHNVTFHRSNDGLNTFRKIDVMLCDSSSIIVEVLMLKKPVVTYKNTHPGNYLLNVTELADVEPALEKALSYPPALLENMLRYTLYHESHRDGKNSARVLAAVDDFILNYKGKIKSKPLNLFRKLKLRWRLKYFRW
- a CDS encoding DUF5672 family protein; translated protein: MGKPLVNIIIPIYKTDIDENERLSLQQCLNVLKAYPITIAKPLHLDVSTLVAEHPQLQVESFENKYFESIYGYNLLMLSTTFYQRFKEYDYILIYQLDAFVFRDELIEWCNKGYDYVGAPWVVKPKYNRFYYKLFFFFKANFYKLMNKPFKEYVIGGRVGNGGFSLRKVSSFLGVTTEKQNLIEQYLENSKKDNIFNEDVFWGLENPQFSYPGFQEALRFSIDHRPQISMELSGNIVPFGCHGWNKPGKIEFWMPFIQRYTAN
- the kefF gene encoding glutathione-regulated potassium-efflux system oxidoreductase KefF; the encoded protein is MVRILIIMAHPALEKSRVHRRLNRIVGKLEGITFRDLYETYPTFDIQVETEKALLAQHDLVIFQHPFYWYSGPALLKQWQDLVLEHGWAYGTNGTALKGKYLMNAISTGGPYNAYQLDGHHQHTLQQFLLPFEQTAKLCNMIYLPPFAVTGAHRMTDAEIDVYATQYKQLLEYLQNSPFDLNTVKKLDTLNHLLKTLPQAK
- a CDS encoding monovalent cation:proton antiporter-2 (CPA2) family protein — its product is MEHNFLFQVMIYLLAAIICVPIAKRLGLGAVLGYLVAGVVIGPSVIGVIGNNGQDLMHFAEFGVIMMLFLIGLELEPDLLWKLRAPILGLGGLQVLVSTAIFTGAAYLLGLSWQASFALGMILSLSSTAIVLQVLKEKGWMNLAAGQSSFSVLLFQDIAVIPMLAIFPLLGTHGGDNGADGGSWVSSQAGWMQTLIVLGAVVIIILAGRYLVKPLLGIVARSKVRELFTASALLLVVAITVLMTLVGLSPALGAFLGGVVLANSEYRHELESDIEPFKGLLLGLFFMAVGASINFKLIWEHPIMIIGIVFGVMAVKALLLLGLGKIFKLSKDQNLLFGLALCQVGEFAFVLLSYSAQNNILHQDIIGMMTAAVALSMAFTPLMFLLYEKAIQPMFLVNYDEADRDADEIDERHSVIVAGFGTFGNTTGRFLLANGVNCTILDNNSDRVEVLRKMGYKVYYGDATRYDLLLAAGAQEAKVIIITMDNAEQTQEVVKIVRKHFPNLQMLVRTEDLPGTFDLMDLGVIKIYREYLDTSLRMGADALNLLGHRAYASYRAAQTFLRHDEQTIKGFSASRDDKKTYFSNARDRMDELSKQLQIDRVAQWQNGDSGWEASSMREEAKIDPSEKNIQ
- a CDS encoding ABC transporter ATP-binding protein, producing the protein MENKQQQKKKLNLEGLKKTYRLYRYVKPYRWQFLLGLLFLFISSSTSLLFPKLMGDLVNSGNQGTLLENINKTGLLLVAVLLVQALASFVRINIFTRVTQKTLAALRQATYGHLARLPMKFFAERRVGELNSRISADISLLQETLTTTLAEFIRQFIIVVGGISVLVWMTPKLTLFMLLILPPIVIVSMIFGRFIRRFSKKVQAEVADSNVIVEETLQGIYNVKAFGNEYYEMERYKEKTNLVAKTGIKSGTYQGYFSSFLILGLFGTLVAVIYKGALMMNAGQLAVGELFSFIVYTGFIGGSITGLAEVYSRVQKGIGATENLLEILDEPTEDILPIDISTIEKPITGNIKFDNVSFHYPSRPDIEVLKGVDFEVEPGWQVALVGPSGSGKSTIVSLLLHLYDPTSGSIRFDNRDIFDIPVSELRNQMAVVPQDVYLFGGTIRENIRYGQPSASEEAIIEAAKQANAWEFIQQFPGKLDTIVGERGIQLSGGQRQRIAIARALLKNPRLLILDEATSALDSESEKLVQEALDTLMKGRTSIIIAHRLSTVRNSDLILVIEAGKVIESGTHESLLKNDKGLYKTLSELQFAS